The following coding sequences are from one Coffea arabica cultivar ET-39 chromosome 11e, Coffea Arabica ET-39 HiFi, whole genome shotgun sequence window:
- the LOC113718627 gene encoding DNA polymerase lambda-like isoform X2 produces the protein MAPRRSTPAITNKTKKKAKSPPSDPQGMFSGMVVHLIESGVQARRLQIWKHRLEQLGAKIEIVLSYQWLEDSLREGKKVLEESYILSLERGGGDKISNTAEETFPKLLNDVHSGASETLQQKRIRISPMDLADTNLKNTVKLEENAVPESPDSSSGSYGSMHSLSPEITGPSIDAQHKTVLTSDSALLYSPPDLNRNITEIFGRLINIYRALGDDWRSFSYHKAIPVIEKLPFKIESVEQVKHLPGIGKSMQDHIQEIVTTGKLSKLEHFETDEKVKTISLFGEIWGIGPATALKLYEKGHRTLDDLKNEESLTNAQRLGLKYFDDIRKRIPRHEVEEMGHLLKKAGDDVLPGVEIVCGGSYRRGKASCGDLDILITHPDGKSHVGFLPQYVKHLKDMKFLREDLVFSVHSEEGTDSGVDTYFGLCTYPGRELRHRIDFKVYPRDIHAFGLIAWTGNDVLNRRLRILAESKGFRLDDTGLFPATRGSGGQRGKGSASLKLRTEKEVFDFLGFPWLEPHERNL, from the exons ATGGCGCCAAGGAGAAGCACTCCTGCTATTACTAATAAGACGAAGAAGAAGGCTAAATCTCCGCCGTCCGATCCTCAAGGAATGTTCTCCGGGATGGTTGTTCACTTAATCGAAAGCGGAGTTCAGGCCCGTCGGTTACAG ATTTGGAAGCACAGATTAGAGCAATTGGGGGCGAAAATAGAG ATAGTTCTCAGTTATCAGTGGCTTGAAGACAGCttgagagaaggaaaaaaagtacTTGAAGAATCATATATTCTGTCATTGGAGAGAGGAGGAGGTGACAAGATAAGCAACACTGCAGAAGAAACTTTCCCCAAACTCTTGAATGATGTCCATTCTGGTGCTAGTGAAACATTACAGCAAAAAAGGATCAGAATTTCACCAATGGATCTTGCAGATACAAATCTGAAGAACACAGTCAAATTGGAGGAAAATGCAGTACCTGAGTCACCTGATTCTTCAAGTGGTTCATATGGCTCTATGCATTCTTTAAGTCCCGAAATCACTGGCCCATCAATTGATGCTCAACACAAGACT GTTTTGACTTCAGACTCAGCCTTGCTTTACAGTCCTCCTGATTTAAACAGGAATATAACTGAGATATTTGGGAGGCTTATAAACATATATAGAG CTCTTGGTGACGATTGGAGGTCATTTAGCTATCACAAAGCCATTCCTGTGATTGAAAAGCTGCCTTTCAAAATTGAGAGTGTGGAACAGGTTAAACACTTACCTGGTATTGGCAAGTCAATGCAAGATCAC ATTCAGGAGATAGTGACAACTGGGAAGTTATCCAAGTTGGAGCACTTTGAGACGGATGAAAAG GTAAAGACAATTAGTTTGTTTGGAGAAATATGGGGAATTGGTCCAGCCACTGCTTTGAAGCTTTATGAAAAAGGCCACCGAACTTTGGATGACCTGAAAAATGAGGAGTCATTGACAAATGCACAGAGGTTGGGGTTGAAGTACTTTGATGATATCAGAAAAAGGATTCCAAGGCATGAG GTTGAAGAGATGGGACATCTTCTAAAGAAAGCTGGAGATGATGTTTTGCCTGGG GTAGAAATTGTTTGTGGAGGATCTTATCGACGGGGAAAGGCTTCTTGTGGGGATTTGGACATATTAATTACTCATCCTGATGGTAAAAG TCATGTAGGCTTTCTCCCACAGTATGTGAAGCACCTGAAAGACATGAAGTTCTTGAGAGAAGATTTGGTCTTTAGTGTTCACAGTGAAGAG GGTACAGATTCAGGAGTGGACACTTACTTTGGCCTTTGCACTTACCCTGGACGAGAATTGCGGCACCGCATAGACTTCAAG GTTTATCCAAGGGACATCCATGCATTTGGATTGATAGCTTGGACGGGGAATGACGTATTGAACAGGAG GTTGAGAATACTGGCAGAATCCAAGGGTTTCCGATTGGATGATACAGGGTTATTTCCAGCTACTCGTGGCTCTGGTGGCCAACGG GGTAAAGGTAGTGCCAGTTTGAAACTTCGGACAGAAAAAGAGGTCTTTGATTTCCTTGGCTTTCCTTGGCTTGAACCGCATGAAAGAAATTTATAA
- the LOC113718627 gene encoding DNA polymerase lambda-like isoform X3, producing MAPRRSTPAITNKTKKKAKSPPSDPQGMFSGMVVHLIESGVQARRLQIVLSYQWLEDSLREGKKVLEESYILSLERGGGDKISNTAEETFPKLLNDVHSGASETLQQKRIRISPMDLADTNLKNTVKLEENAVPESPDSSSGSYGSMHSLSPEITGPSIDAQHKTVLTSDSALLYSPPDLNRNITEIFGRLINIYRALGDDWRSFSYHKAIPVIEKLPFKIESVEQVKHLPGIGKSMQDHIQEIVTTGKLSKLEHFETDEKVKTISLFGEIWGIGPATALKLYEKGHRTLDDLKNEESLTNAQRLGLKYFDDIRKRIPRHEVEEMGHLLKKAGDDVLPGVEIVCGGSYRRGKASCGDLDILITHPDGKSHVGFLPQYVKHLKDMKFLREDLVFSVHSEEGTDSGVDTYFGLCTYPGRELRHRIDFKVYPRDIHAFGLIAWTGNDVLNRRLRILAESKGFRLDDTGLFPATRGSGGQRGKGSASLKLRTEKEVFDFLGFPWLEPHERNL from the exons ATGGCGCCAAGGAGAAGCACTCCTGCTATTACTAATAAGACGAAGAAGAAGGCTAAATCTCCGCCGTCCGATCCTCAAGGAATGTTCTCCGGGATGGTTGTTCACTTAATCGAAAGCGGAGTTCAGGCCCGTCGGTTACAG ATAGTTCTCAGTTATCAGTGGCTTGAAGACAGCttgagagaaggaaaaaaagtacTTGAAGAATCATATATTCTGTCATTGGAGAGAGGAGGAGGTGACAAGATAAGCAACACTGCAGAAGAAACTTTCCCCAAACTCTTGAATGATGTCCATTCTGGTGCTAGTGAAACATTACAGCAAAAAAGGATCAGAATTTCACCAATGGATCTTGCAGATACAAATCTGAAGAACACAGTCAAATTGGAGGAAAATGCAGTACCTGAGTCACCTGATTCTTCAAGTGGTTCATATGGCTCTATGCATTCTTTAAGTCCCGAAATCACTGGCCCATCAATTGATGCTCAACACAAGACT GTTTTGACTTCAGACTCAGCCTTGCTTTACAGTCCTCCTGATTTAAACAGGAATATAACTGAGATATTTGGGAGGCTTATAAACATATATAGAG CTCTTGGTGACGATTGGAGGTCATTTAGCTATCACAAAGCCATTCCTGTGATTGAAAAGCTGCCTTTCAAAATTGAGAGTGTGGAACAGGTTAAACACTTACCTGGTATTGGCAAGTCAATGCAAGATCAC ATTCAGGAGATAGTGACAACTGGGAAGTTATCCAAGTTGGAGCACTTTGAGACGGATGAAAAG GTAAAGACAATTAGTTTGTTTGGAGAAATATGGGGAATTGGTCCAGCCACTGCTTTGAAGCTTTATGAAAAAGGCCACCGAACTTTGGATGACCTGAAAAATGAGGAGTCATTGACAAATGCACAGAGGTTGGGGTTGAAGTACTTTGATGATATCAGAAAAAGGATTCCAAGGCATGAG GTTGAAGAGATGGGACATCTTCTAAAGAAAGCTGGAGATGATGTTTTGCCTGGG GTAGAAATTGTTTGTGGAGGATCTTATCGACGGGGAAAGGCTTCTTGTGGGGATTTGGACATATTAATTACTCATCCTGATGGTAAAAG TCATGTAGGCTTTCTCCCACAGTATGTGAAGCACCTGAAAGACATGAAGTTCTTGAGAGAAGATTTGGTCTTTAGTGTTCACAGTGAAGAG GGTACAGATTCAGGAGTGGACACTTACTTTGGCCTTTGCACTTACCCTGGACGAGAATTGCGGCACCGCATAGACTTCAAG GTTTATCCAAGGGACATCCATGCATTTGGATTGATAGCTTGGACGGGGAATGACGTATTGAACAGGAG GTTGAGAATACTGGCAGAATCCAAGGGTTTCCGATTGGATGATACAGGGTTATTTCCAGCTACTCGTGGCTCTGGTGGCCAACGG GGTAAAGGTAGTGCCAGTTTGAAACTTCGGACAGAAAAAGAGGTCTTTGATTTCCTTGGCTTTCCTTGGCTTGAACCGCATGAAAGAAATTTATAA
- the LOC113718627 gene encoding DNA polymerase lambda-like isoform X1, which translates to MAPRRSTPAITNKTKKKAKSPPSDPQGMFSGMVVHLIESGVQARRLQIWKHRLEQLGAKIEVDFSKNVTHVFALNLDTLIQKVDLELVKRLKTIVLSYQWLEDSLREGKKVLEESYILSLERGGGDKISNTAEETFPKLLNDVHSGASETLQQKRIRISPMDLADTNLKNTVKLEENAVPESPDSSSGSYGSMHSLSPEITGPSIDAQHKTVLTSDSALLYSPPDLNRNITEIFGRLINIYRALGDDWRSFSYHKAIPVIEKLPFKIESVEQVKHLPGIGKSMQDHIQEIVTTGKLSKLEHFETDEKVKTISLFGEIWGIGPATALKLYEKGHRTLDDLKNEESLTNAQRLGLKYFDDIRKRIPRHEVEEMGHLLKKAGDDVLPGVEIVCGGSYRRGKASCGDLDILITHPDGKSHVGFLPQYVKHLKDMKFLREDLVFSVHSEEGTDSGVDTYFGLCTYPGRELRHRIDFKVYPRDIHAFGLIAWTGNDVLNRRLRILAESKGFRLDDTGLFPATRGSGGQRGKGSASLKLRTEKEVFDFLGFPWLEPHERNL; encoded by the exons ATGGCGCCAAGGAGAAGCACTCCTGCTATTACTAATAAGACGAAGAAGAAGGCTAAATCTCCGCCGTCCGATCCTCAAGGAATGTTCTCCGGGATGGTTGTTCACTTAATCGAAAGCGGAGTTCAGGCCCGTCGGTTACAG ATTTGGAAGCACAGATTAGAGCAATTGGGGGCGAAAATAGAGGTTGATTTCTCGAAAAATGTTACGCATGTGTTTGCTTTAAACTTAGATACATTGATTCAAAAAGTTGATCTTGAACTCGTAAAGCGCTTGAAAACG ATAGTTCTCAGTTATCAGTGGCTTGAAGACAGCttgagagaaggaaaaaaagtacTTGAAGAATCATATATTCTGTCATTGGAGAGAGGAGGAGGTGACAAGATAAGCAACACTGCAGAAGAAACTTTCCCCAAACTCTTGAATGATGTCCATTCTGGTGCTAGTGAAACATTACAGCAAAAAAGGATCAGAATTTCACCAATGGATCTTGCAGATACAAATCTGAAGAACACAGTCAAATTGGAGGAAAATGCAGTACCTGAGTCACCTGATTCTTCAAGTGGTTCATATGGCTCTATGCATTCTTTAAGTCCCGAAATCACTGGCCCATCAATTGATGCTCAACACAAGACT GTTTTGACTTCAGACTCAGCCTTGCTTTACAGTCCTCCTGATTTAAACAGGAATATAACTGAGATATTTGGGAGGCTTATAAACATATATAGAG CTCTTGGTGACGATTGGAGGTCATTTAGCTATCACAAAGCCATTCCTGTGATTGAAAAGCTGCCTTTCAAAATTGAGAGTGTGGAACAGGTTAAACACTTACCTGGTATTGGCAAGTCAATGCAAGATCAC ATTCAGGAGATAGTGACAACTGGGAAGTTATCCAAGTTGGAGCACTTTGAGACGGATGAAAAG GTAAAGACAATTAGTTTGTTTGGAGAAATATGGGGAATTGGTCCAGCCACTGCTTTGAAGCTTTATGAAAAAGGCCACCGAACTTTGGATGACCTGAAAAATGAGGAGTCATTGACAAATGCACAGAGGTTGGGGTTGAAGTACTTTGATGATATCAGAAAAAGGATTCCAAGGCATGAG GTTGAAGAGATGGGACATCTTCTAAAGAAAGCTGGAGATGATGTTTTGCCTGGG GTAGAAATTGTTTGTGGAGGATCTTATCGACGGGGAAAGGCTTCTTGTGGGGATTTGGACATATTAATTACTCATCCTGATGGTAAAAG TCATGTAGGCTTTCTCCCACAGTATGTGAAGCACCTGAAAGACATGAAGTTCTTGAGAGAAGATTTGGTCTTTAGTGTTCACAGTGAAGAG GGTACAGATTCAGGAGTGGACACTTACTTTGGCCTTTGCACTTACCCTGGACGAGAATTGCGGCACCGCATAGACTTCAAG GTTTATCCAAGGGACATCCATGCATTTGGATTGATAGCTTGGACGGGGAATGACGTATTGAACAGGAG GTTGAGAATACTGGCAGAATCCAAGGGTTTCCGATTGGATGATACAGGGTTATTTCCAGCTACTCGTGGCTCTGGTGGCCAACGG GGTAAAGGTAGTGCCAGTTTGAAACTTCGGACAGAAAAAGAGGTCTTTGATTTCCTTGGCTTTCCTTGGCTTGAACCGCATGAAAGAAATTTATAA
- the LOC113718627 gene encoding DNA polymerase lambda-like isoform X4 — protein MAPRRSTPAITNKTKKKAKSPPSDPQGMFSGMVVHLIESGVQARRLQIWKHRLEQLGAKIEVDFSKNVTHVFALNLDTLIQKVDLELVKRLKTIVLSYQWLEDSLREGKKVLEESYILSLERGGGDKISNTAEETFPKLLNDVHSGASETLQQKRIRISPMDLADTNLKNTVKLEENAVPESPDSSSGSYGSMHSLSPEITGPSIDAQHKTVLTSDSALLYSPPDLNRNITEIFGRLINIYRALGDDWRSFSYHKAIPVIEKLPFKIESVEQVKHLPGIGKSMQDHIQEIVTTGKLSKLEHFETDEKVKTISLFGEIWGIGPATALKLYEKGHRTLDDLKNEESLTNAQRLGLKYFDDIRKRIPRHEVEEMGHLLKKAGDDVLPGVEIVCGGSYRRGKASCGDLDILITHPDGKSHVGFLPQYVKHLKDMKFLREDLVFSVHSEEGTDSGVDTYFGLCTYPGRELRHRIDFKVYPRDIHAFGLIAWTGNDVLNRRRSSGQTSLPLF, from the exons ATGGCGCCAAGGAGAAGCACTCCTGCTATTACTAATAAGACGAAGAAGAAGGCTAAATCTCCGCCGTCCGATCCTCAAGGAATGTTCTCCGGGATGGTTGTTCACTTAATCGAAAGCGGAGTTCAGGCCCGTCGGTTACAG ATTTGGAAGCACAGATTAGAGCAATTGGGGGCGAAAATAGAGGTTGATTTCTCGAAAAATGTTACGCATGTGTTTGCTTTAAACTTAGATACATTGATTCAAAAAGTTGATCTTGAACTCGTAAAGCGCTTGAAAACG ATAGTTCTCAGTTATCAGTGGCTTGAAGACAGCttgagagaaggaaaaaaagtacTTGAAGAATCATATATTCTGTCATTGGAGAGAGGAGGAGGTGACAAGATAAGCAACACTGCAGAAGAAACTTTCCCCAAACTCTTGAATGATGTCCATTCTGGTGCTAGTGAAACATTACAGCAAAAAAGGATCAGAATTTCACCAATGGATCTTGCAGATACAAATCTGAAGAACACAGTCAAATTGGAGGAAAATGCAGTACCTGAGTCACCTGATTCTTCAAGTGGTTCATATGGCTCTATGCATTCTTTAAGTCCCGAAATCACTGGCCCATCAATTGATGCTCAACACAAGACT GTTTTGACTTCAGACTCAGCCTTGCTTTACAGTCCTCCTGATTTAAACAGGAATATAACTGAGATATTTGGGAGGCTTATAAACATATATAGAG CTCTTGGTGACGATTGGAGGTCATTTAGCTATCACAAAGCCATTCCTGTGATTGAAAAGCTGCCTTTCAAAATTGAGAGTGTGGAACAGGTTAAACACTTACCTGGTATTGGCAAGTCAATGCAAGATCAC ATTCAGGAGATAGTGACAACTGGGAAGTTATCCAAGTTGGAGCACTTTGAGACGGATGAAAAG GTAAAGACAATTAGTTTGTTTGGAGAAATATGGGGAATTGGTCCAGCCACTGCTTTGAAGCTTTATGAAAAAGGCCACCGAACTTTGGATGACCTGAAAAATGAGGAGTCATTGACAAATGCACAGAGGTTGGGGTTGAAGTACTTTGATGATATCAGAAAAAGGATTCCAAGGCATGAG GTTGAAGAGATGGGACATCTTCTAAAGAAAGCTGGAGATGATGTTTTGCCTGGG GTAGAAATTGTTTGTGGAGGATCTTATCGACGGGGAAAGGCTTCTTGTGGGGATTTGGACATATTAATTACTCATCCTGATGGTAAAAG TCATGTAGGCTTTCTCCCACAGTATGTGAAGCACCTGAAAGACATGAAGTTCTTGAGAGAAGATTTGGTCTTTAGTGTTCACAGTGAAGAG GGTACAGATTCAGGAGTGGACACTTACTTTGGCCTTTGCACTTACCCTGGACGAGAATTGCGGCACCGCATAGACTTCAAG GTTTATCCAAGGGACATCCATGCATTTGGATTGATAGCTTGGACGGGGAATGACGTATTGAACAGGAG GAGATCTTCCGGTCAGacttcccttccccttttctaA